CGAGACGGGAAGGGGCGTGGGGTGCTGGGTGCGAGCGGGTGGGGCGGATCACACTGTGCGCATGGAGCCGGTTGAACTCACGGGTGCGGGGTTGTCGCCGCTGGAGGCGGTGGCGCTCGGGCAGCGGCGTACGGCGGTGCGGTTGAGCGACGACGCCCGGAAGCGGATGCACGAGTCGGCGCAGGTGGTGGCCGAGGTCGCGCGTCGGCGGCCGGTGTACGGGCGGACCACGGGTGTCGGGGCGAACCGGGACGTGCTGACGTCCGACCCGGAGCACGGCGCGCGGCTGCTCGGGTCGCATTCCACCACCGGTACGACGTCCTTCCCGAAGGACGTCGTACGGCTCGGGCTCCTGATCCGCGTCAATCAGCTCGCGGCCGGCGGGTCCGGGCTCGAGCCGGCGGTGGCCGACGCGATCGTTGGTCTGCTCAACGACGACGACCTGCCCGACCTGCACCGCGGCGGCGCGATCGGCACCGGCGATCTCGGCCCGCTCGCCGAACTCGGGCTCGCGCTCGGCGACGTCATCGACGGAACCAGCGCCCTCCCCTTGCTGTCCAGCAACGCGCTCACGCTCGCGGAGTGCTGCCTCGCGTACGTCGAGGCCGCCACGCTGATCAACGTCGTACCGCTGGTCGGCGCCCTCTCCCACGTCGCGCTGCGCGGCAACGCCGAGGTGTACGACGTACGCGTCCAAGAGGCCCGTCCGCAGCCGGGTCAGGTCCGGGTCGCGCGCCGGATGCGTGAACTGCTCGACGACCTGCCGCTTCAGCCTGCCCGGGTCCAGGATCCGTTCGGATTAAGGGCTTTCGCGCAGGTCCTCGGGCCTGCGGTCGACCACGCCGATGCCTTGGGCAACAGTGTGCGGATCGATATCAACGCGGCCGCGGAGAACCCGCTGGTGAGCGGCGGCACCGTGCTGCACAACGGCAACTGGCACGCGATGCCGATCGCGCTGGCGCTGGACTCGCTGCGGCTCAGCCTGCACAGCGTCGCGACCCTGTCGACCACCCGGGTCGCGAACCTGGTCGACCCTGACTACACGGGCCTCAGCCGGTTCCTGGCCAGCGGTGCCGAGGCGAGCTCGGGCGTGATGATGATCGAGTACGTCGCCCACGACGCCCTCGCCGCGGTTCGTTCGTCCGCGCAACCCGCGACTCTCGGTACGGCGACGCTGTCCCGCGGAGCCGAGTTGCACGCCAGCTTCGCGCCGCAGGCCGCCGTACTGACCAAGCAACTCCTCGACGCGCTCCGCGAAGTCCTCGCCAGCGAACTCGTCACCGCCGTCCGCGCGATCCGCCTGGCCGGACTCACGCCGGTCGATCTCGCCCCGGCGGCCGTCGGGCCGTGGCTGACCGATGCGCTCGCGGCGCTGCCCGATGACCTCGCCGACCGATCGCTGCGGGAGGACCTGGAGATCGCCCGGGGAGTGCTCACCCAATGGGGCGACCGCCAGGTCGAACATCCCGCCGAATCCGGTTAGAGGCGGTTGTACACCTTCAGTGTTTCGAGGGCCCCGACCGTGACGATGCCGCGGTATTCGAGGGTGGCCGCCGGACCCGGCGGTTCCCAGGTGATGGCCCAGCCACCGTCGTCCTGCTGGTCCTCGACGAGGCGGTCCAGGTGGGCGTCGAGCTGGGCGTCGGTGAAGAGCGGGCGCCAGAAGCTGTCCGGAGTCGGCGCGATCTGCAGCGGAGTCACGCCGTACGTCGGGTCCGCGGCGTCGGCGCGGTAATGCCCGAGCTTGGGGAGCCACTCGCGGACGCGATCGAAGTCGACGTCGCTGGTGGACTCCAGGAAGATGAGCGCCTCGAGCATGCCGTGAGCGTCCTCCGGGAACCCGCCGGCCAACTGCGCGGCGCACCAAGCGGCTGCCCGGTCGCGCCACGGGTGCTCGATGCCGAGCTTGTGCAGCCGGCCGACCAGACCCGCGGTCGGGTTGATGCCCGGTTGGTAGGTCCACTCGGCGATGTGCTCGGCGCGCGGGTAGCCCTCCACCGCCGGGCCGCACAACGACACGGCACCGTCGTCCGTCGCGGTCCGATCGAGCCAGTCCGCCGCCCGCCGGACCATCTCCTCGTCCCGGGCATCCGCCGCGAGCAGCGTGTCGAACGCGACCTCCACGTCCAGCGGCAGGCTGTCCGGACACCGCTTGTCCGGCTCCAGCCCCTGCCCGAACCCGCCGTCGGCGTTCTGGAACCCACGCAGCGCGTCGACCACTCCCCGCGGATCAGCACCCTCGAAAACCGTCGCGAAGAGCCGCCGCTCGAGCACCCGAGCATCCCGCCGTACAAAGTCCCGACCTGCCGTGAAGATATCCATACCCCCACCCTTACCCATCCTCACACCCAGGTCTTGAACGAATCGGACAGCTTCACGGCTCGAAGCGGTAGCCCATTCCTGGTTCGGTGAGGAGGTGTTTCGGGCGGGCGGGGTCGGGTTCGAGTTTGCGGCGGAGTTGGCCCATGTAGAAGCGGAGGTTGCCACTGGCGGACTCGTAGCCGGGGCCCCAGACCTCGGTGAGGAGCTGGCGTTGGGACATCAGCTTGCCGGGGTTGCGGAGCAGGACCTCCAGCAGGTGCCACTCGGTCGGTGTCAGGCGGATGTCCTCGCCGGTTTCCAGGGTGACGCGCTTCGCGGCCAGGTCGACGACGGCGCCGCCGACGGTCACGACCGGCTGGTCCTGGGCGAGGTTGCTGCGCCGGAGTACGGCGCGCATCCGGGCCAGCAGCTCGTCGATCCCGAACGGCTTCGTCACGTAGTCGTCGGCGCCGGCGTCCAGCGCCTCGACCTTGTCGGTCTGGTCGGTCCGCCCGGACAGCACCAGGATCGGCGCGTCGGTCCAGCCGCGCAGTCCGCGGATCACGTCCACACCGTCGAAGTCCGGCAGCCCGAGGTCGAGGATCACCAGCTCCGGCGGATGCTGCGCCGCGACCTTCAACGCCGACGTACCGGTGCCGGCCAGATGCACCTCGTACCCCCGCGCCTTCAGGTTGATCTGCAACGCCCGCACGATCTGCGGCTCGTCATCAACCACTAAGACCCTGGTCACTCCTGCTCCGATCGTTCGCGGGCGCCTGGCACCGGCGCGTCAGGGCGGAGGGTGGCGGTCGGGATCGCGACCACCATGGTCAGTCCACCACCTGGGGTGTCCTCCGGCTGCAAGGTGCCGTGCATCGCCTCGGCGAGTCCTCTGGCCAGGGCGAGCCCGAGCCCGACGCCGACTGTGTTGTCGGTGTCGCCGAGCCGCTGGAACGGCGCGAACACCCGGTCCCGGTCCTGCCGCGGGATCCCCGGCCCGCGGTCGATCACCCGGATCTCCACGGTGTCGCCGAGGGCGCTCCCGGTGACCAGCGGCACCCGGCCGTCCGGCGAGTAGCGGATCGCGTTCGCCAGGATGTTCGCGACCACGCGCTCGAGCAGCGCCGGATCGGCCTCGACGAGCGGCAGCGTGTGCGGGATGTCGACCGTCACCCGGTCGGCGTCGTCACCCAGCTCGGACAGTACGCCGGGGAGGATCTCGTCGAGCGCCATCGGACGGGTGAAGACCGGGAGTACTCCGGCCTGCAGGCGACTGAGATCGAGCAGGTTGTCCACCAGCCGCGACAACCGATCGAGCGACTCGTCCGCGGTCTCCAGCAGCTCGGCCCGCTCGGACTCGCTCCACTCCACATCGTCGCTGCGCAGCGAAGTCACCGACGCCTTCGCCGACGCCAGCGGGGATCTCAGGTCATGACCGACGGCGCGAAGCAACGCCGTACG
This Kribbella sp. NBC_00482 DNA region includes the following protein-coding sequences:
- a CDS encoding response regulator; protein product: MTRVLVVDDEPQIVRALQINLKARGYEVHLAGTGTSALKVAAQHPPELVILDLGLPDFDGVDVIRGLRGWTDAPILVLSGRTDQTDKVEALDAGADDYVTKPFGIDELLARMRAVLRRSNLAQDQPVVTVGGAVVDLAAKRVTLETGEDIRLTPTEWHLLEVLLRNPGKLMSQRQLLTEVWGPGYESASGNLRFYMGQLRRKLEPDPARPKHLLTEPGMGYRFEP
- a CDS encoding aromatic amino acid ammonia-lyase, which produces MEPVELTGAGLSPLEAVALGQRRTAVRLSDDARKRMHESAQVVAEVARRRPVYGRTTGVGANRDVLTSDPEHGARLLGSHSTTGTTSFPKDVVRLGLLIRVNQLAAGGSGLEPAVADAIVGLLNDDDLPDLHRGGAIGTGDLGPLAELGLALGDVIDGTSALPLLSSNALTLAECCLAYVEAATLINVVPLVGALSHVALRGNAEVYDVRVQEARPQPGQVRVARRMRELLDDLPLQPARVQDPFGLRAFAQVLGPAVDHADALGNSVRIDINAAAENPLVSGGTVLHNGNWHAMPIALALDSLRLSLHSVATLSTTRVANLVDPDYTGLSRFLASGAEASSGVMMIEYVAHDALAAVRSSAQPATLGTATLSRGAELHASFAPQAAVLTKQLLDALREVLASELVTAVRAIRLAGLTPVDLAPAAVGPWLTDALAALPDDLADRSLREDLEIARGVLTQWGDRQVEHPAESG